Part of the Vigna radiata var. radiata cultivar VC1973A unplaced genomic scaffold, Vradiata_ver6 scaffold_86, whole genome shotgun sequence genome is shown below.
TCTTTCCGCCTTCATGACAGGCCCATTGACGTCAAGTTAAGGGAGCACAaacgtctataacattatagactTCGGTTATTTATTACGTGACATCTAAGCGCCTCGGAATCAGGTGAAGAACATTAATTGCAACTAGATAGACGTCTGCCTCCCCCCCTCCCCCCCCCCTCACAACTGACGTTAATGGGGTAGAAaagactgtcttctcgcctacctcaggccCTTGGACGTCTGGTTAGGGCAGAACAGACGTCTACTATATTATAGACGTCGTGTGCCCTAGAAACCGACGTCTTGttgaccaacttatttacggtaatgccaccgtccattAATATACGTCGAGTCATccattaaccgacgtcttatgagtgacgttaaacaacgtttttgcactagtgaatattGAAAAAAACGAATGCATCAACCTTTGGAAGCGACAATGAACGAACGAATAAGATGAAAATGGTGAAGCACGAAACAATGTGTGGTTGTGTGGTTGCACGAATAAAACCAACTTCAAACTTcacgaagaagaagatgaagctgcCTGTGTGTGCCTGGAAGTAGAGACGGTAAGAAGACAAAACGAAGCGAGGATCAAAAGAGAGAACAAGATCCTATGCAAGAGAGAAATATCAGATTTCATGTGTGAAAAATATGCTTGATTATGCACTAATCTTTGGGCAGCAAGAATGGACGAACGAAGAGCACGGAAATGACGAAACACGAAAGAGTGTGTGGCTGTGTGGCTAGATCCACGAACAAAACCAACTTCAACCTATACGAAGAAGAAAACGAAGCTCGTATGTGCTTCCTATGTGTGCCTGAAAGTAGAGACTACAAGGAGAAGAAGTAAAAGGAAGCAGGATCCAGAGAGAAAATGAGATCCAATACAAGAGAGAAATATTAGATTTTGATGCGTGAGAAATTTTTTTGACTCggaaagttgttttttaaaaaagaaaaatattctttgaccATGATgagattctttctttttgtttttttttaaatattaaaagcatTTTAAATAGCGGTTATTTAAGTATTGTATAAAGATTTAGAAGTGCATGGTGAAATGGTGAAAAGGTTGGAAGTACAAGCtcaatcttttaataaataaaacaaaacaatcaaataaGTTACTATCCAAACTAGAGCTCTCAAAATGAGTTGCAATTCGCGAACCAACTTGACCCACCACAGGTTTGGACCGGGTTGGGttagaaaaaaatacattttttcatGCAGGTCAATTTTCAACCCAGCTCATCCggattgaacccgtggtgagctgggttggcccaccaacccatctaattttatttttattaatttattatcttatagaATCCTATAAAATATCATCTGACTCATTATATATGGAttgtattgtactttttttttattattttgaattgttttaagtttaacatcattttgcgaatgaaatttatttatatttgaattataaaaagtttgtaattttttttattttaaaaaaattgtaattaagtgagttagAGAACCAACACATCTAAcctaccaacccgtggtgggtcaggttgggttcgaatttttttggctcgctaataaatgagtcgggttgagtTAACTCACTAAGTGACTAGCCCATGGTGGACTGGACCAGGTCGGGCCAGGTGATCCATTTTGACATCACTAGTCCAAACCCATCCCTCATTTtgaattaatcttattttaaataatttcttaaatatgttcttaaaataaaataatttaaatttaatgaatttttttatttagataaacaaatttcattatatttaaatacaaataattatttaaatattaaataacttttaataattcaaaatatcaatattgatgatatttttttagttgatcttgatgttatttttctatcaaaattcGTAAGAAACTGTTAATTATCATtgatcaagtttttttttttcaattattatcgGTTGATATTGTTTTTAGTTGATGTCAATCATACTTATATGTAAACTATCCATTAGAGTTAGTTTTATAAGTTGagatttttcttattaattaatattttggtttatgtcaactaaagaattttataattaatattggcTAAACTCAATAACCCTAAATTTTCTCAAGAAAGAATTCAAGAACAACTATGAtagacattaataataataaaaaagcctaaaaaaataaaaaataaaaaacattggtatagataaaaaagaaaattgaagacaCTGACAAAAGAACTACCATAGAcgttataaaaaagaaaaaatctagTTGCATTTGTAACATAGTGAAAAGAAATGCTCtcatactaatttttttaaatgtcttttAAACGTTGATGTTGGATATTAGGTGGGTTAACGTCCTTTGAAGACAAATTCAGGACCATCAACATCGTTCGACAACATATTAAAAGGGATTGACGTCAAGTGCTTATAAATGTTTTGTTCAATACACAACCGAGGTCaagttttacattttaattataaaaacccTGCTAGTCGCCCATTTggagataaattttatttttgttatttatttgaataaatttggagaTATGTGAGATagattttaaagtaaatttttttaatttgttatataaattaaatcttaaactAATTCTCGtaaactttacttttaaatcaacattctttatttccaaattcattcaaatacacaacaacaaaaaaattaacttcaaatttattcaattactctctctcaaattcactcaaataaacaaaatttttatgttttttttttggactgacattaatcaaaattaagttTCCAACTTGACTCCTTTCACAACTTTCATCATCAATCTAAACATATAATTTTCGAGACTAACAAATATTCCTCTTTGTCCTGGCCTCACATGCAAAGCCATAACTTTAGACATGCAACTTCTTCCACAAAAccaacttaagaaaaataaaaaaggaaaatattgaaaaagagaaaacaactaaaaaataacttatgatAGGACAAAATTGTCTTACTTTCCATCAAGATATCTAAAGTAGTTTTCTAAAAAAtctagaaagaagaaaaaaagagaaactattattctttttaaatgaattttgaatgaTTAGTTTTTTCTATCCATaaacttttaacttttaaattataaaatatctatacTTCATATCAATTAAAACACTTCCCCTTAGACAAATTAACTCAACTCTAGCAACTTTCGTTAACAAAATAGTTTTTGTTGACATTAGTAGAAAAAAACTATTTGTGTTTTTGAGTAAGAAATAACAatgatttataataacaaaaaaaatattatcatgtaaataaaaaaaaatagctcaTGTTTgtatcaataaaaacaataaaccaCATAAACTAAAATGTAATCATCCTAACATTATGTGGAATATTAATCAATAAACAACTCTATCCTATATTATGCAAAAATAACTCTAATTGATATTGGTCGAAAAAGAATTTTGACTAACACAAgttaagtttgaaaataatcTCAACTGACATAATTGAcgaaattaaaagcaaaaatcCAGAagttgtagattttttttttttggcagaTGCAAGTTGCAATGATTGAGGTTTGATTTTGTGACATCAAATTAGACAAGGTATCACTCACTGATTCAGTTGAATTGAATTTACTGTTAATTACGACAATAATATGCCCAAGTCAGAACCTTTTCCTTCGTGtcacttctttcttcttctccttctatgTGGCTTTGTCGGCGGCGACACACCGTCGCGGGAGGTGTGGTGCGTGGCCAAGAACAACGCGGAGGACGCGGCGCTGCAGTCGGCTGTTGAGTGGGCATGCGGCGCCGGTGGGGCCGATTGCGGATCGATCCAGGGAGGAGGGCCCTGCTTCGACCCTTCCAGCGTGCAGAATACGGCGTCGTACGCTTTCAATGATTATTTCCGAAAACACGAGATCTCAGAAGAGAATTGTAACTTCGGCAACAATGCCGCCGTCACCTCCTTGAACCCCAGTCGGTTCTCACCTCCACCCCTTTTATCCTTTTTCAAATCCCCTCCAAAAATTTctcatctttttctattttaatttttcaggTTTCGGTAATTGCAAGTTCCCTTCTAGGTAGGTAGCAGAAGCAGTGATCAATTGGGCTCAGGTTTTTTCTcttctgtttttcaaaatttttgatTCTGAAAGTTTAAGGCTTGTTTTGAATGTGATGCAGTTCGATAATAAACAACGGAAGCCTCTCGGGATCCGCGTCATCGACGGGATCGATGCCCGGTGAAGACACGAGTGGGTGCGGTGGAGTTGTTCGGAGGTGGTGGTTTTGGCCATTTGTTATCGCCGCTCATTTATTCTCCGTAGTTTCATTTTCACCCCTATCTATTTTGGATTTGTAGATTTACTAGCATAGTTCAAATCAGCATTTTGACGGAGATTGTacttaatttaaatcaaatgtAGTAAATGGAAGGTTGTGTTATGAACTATGTTCTCTGTTTCTAGGATTCTTGTGATATGGTTCTTCTGTTCTTGAAATGCAATATGCAGAGGTTATGGTGAATCCtccatttttcttctctgtttGTTGAAGATGTTACATGTTCTTCTAATCAATCCATAGGTAAGTGCTGTTTGGATAAACTTATCAGTAAGCAATAAGCATTAGCAGGAGAAAATGAAACCTGAAAATTCATAACTgggtttttcttatgttttaattgaaaatatttcgGATGTATTAGAGAGTATTTACTTCAAACagtttttcttatgttttaattcttttttgtcCTATTCGTTTATTCTAATTGGTCGGAACGGAAGTAACTTTTAAAGGTACTCTTCTATGTTTAAGTTAATTTGTTATCTAAAAGTTAACTATTAATATTGTTGTAATAAATGTGATATTAGAAGTTTCGATGAATATatctttaactttttcttttttataagtgttttttttttttcttttaagatagtctaatttcaattcaattctattaaatattattagtaacATGTTTAGCgaatatgaataattaatttactcTGACGGAACGGAACCCATCTATATCTTTCCAGATGATTTGAGCGATCTGAGTTACAATAGGTACACATACAGTGGAACtcgttttattatatttttattttattataaatatgtacttttttttttttttttatggaactCGTTTACTCGCTTTGTTTAATAGtttgatttataaatatgtGATGATGTGAAGGTTTTAAGGTTAACGGGTGAAGGGAGGAAGATGGCAGAAAGGTTTTCTTAGTATGAGAAATTAAGTATCTCTTACGAaacataattatgtttaaattcatataattgcTTATTTAggattagaattttaaaaacatattatgtcttttactttctttattttataatttttaatgtcaTAAGTTATTAAACATCTTATTggttttaacaaaaaaaaaagataaattataggTTATGTTCTACTGCTCGTTCTAAAATTTGTGTTTAgtgatttgaataataataccatgacacacttttacatttatttgacacataatataaggataaaatagtctaaaaatataaagtttcatAGTTTTTcgagaaagagaagagagtaaaaagtaagtaaagataatgtaaaaaatttaagaatcaTTTCTATAGTGATTTACATTGATTTTAGAAAGTAGTTTATCCAATCTGTATTCACAAATTTTCTTAAACTGTTATGAAAGATAAACTTATGGTAGTTTCTGATTAAACGACAACATTCGTACATAGTTTTCTTCTCTTAAAACTTCatccaaattttttatttcatatattacaATTTTGGAATTGATATCATATAGTTTCaaactaataaatttatttgtcaacATTAAGCATaatgagaatgagaagaatTATATCTGAAAGGTTTCATCCTATTAAAATCCAGTGAATTTAATAgacaaaaatccatatatataatagaagTATTAACATTgtcaaacaattaaaaattacgATGTCCATTAGTATTGaaataactattataaaagttaagaaataaattgaGATCGTCAACCTTCTTATATAAAGAACTTTTTACTGTTTAAAAGTTTAGCCAACAAGTTTTTGAAGAATTGTTGGGTTTATAAGTGATACCCTACTTATTCATATTAATGGAATATATCTTATATTAAGGGACACACACACAATGaaaatttttcttcttgaaatattaaattctttatcataaaattataaaataaaaaaaaagcattaatctttgttttatatatgtttttaattaaaataattgcattcttaaaatcataaatataagcTTTAATATTTATACCAACAAAAGTATTGAAATCGATTATGTTACTTTTAAGtctatgaaattttgaaaaaaaaaaaaaaccatactCTAAAGtgaaaatcatatgaaaaaaataacttgCAATcgtatttcaattttaattaaacatatttaaatttcatttaaaaaaatcacatgatTGTTATTCTATTACGACTAGGTTTGTGTCGTTACATTTATAGGAACAAGTCAACAAGAATCCCTACGAGGATCTTGATTTTTGACTTCCCACCGAAACATATGACTATGGTAGTTTTAAGGCACcagtaaaaacaaaacaaacacaaaagtcactattaaattaattaatcttaattttctaATCAGCCCACATGGACTACACCTAATCTACCAATATTATATATCCCACGCTAATTCGCCTTACCAAACACCAAATTTCTACAaagttcattaattaattaattatatatatatatatatatatatatatatatatatatatatatataataagatcaATAAACTACCAAATCAGTCGTATATGACTCTCATCtgcaaaattattcattaaaaaaatgactcatATTTCCAAACCTTGACAATTTTATGCAAGCTGTATTATGTtgagaaaatgaatgaaaaaaaaagtatcaaaaaagaaaaaagaaaaaaaaaaaaacatatagatGCATATGTACGTACATGATAGTACCTCAATAATGAATCTATCACTGTCTCTCTAAGTCCTGTTCAACATCATCATGCGTAGAAGGTTGGATTCTCCTCAACGATCTCTCTCTGCTGAGAATTCTTCGAAACGAACTCAACCTGGAATTGGAGCCGTTGATTTTAGGTGACCCATTACCACCGTCGGATGTTCCTTCCACGTTTTCGAACGATACCGGGGCGGTGGGAAGAGCCAACCGGGTGGGGTCCTCGCGCTGGACCGGTTCAAATCGGAGCGGTTCCGCTTTGGATCGACAAAGGGGACACGTGGAGTGTGAGGCGAGCCACTTGTCGATGCAGCCGACGTGGAAGCTATGCTTGCAATTAGGAAGAAGTCTGACATGTTCTCCGTCTTCGAGAAGGCTCAAGCAGACGGCGCACTCAACGGCGTCGTTCTGTTGTTTGAAGGGGAAAGTGGGGAGAGCGGTGATGACGGCGGGGTCGAGGCCGGTGTTTGGCGGTTGGGCTTGCGCGTGAGCGACGTTGAGACTGAGTTGGTATATGGCGCTTCGGCGGCGAGTTTGACGGCGCAGAAAAAACCTTGCGTATATGTGAAGAGCAAAGACTAAAAGTAGCACGACTGATAGGGAAACTATGGCGGTGATTAGTATCCTCCGGTTGAAGTCATTGTGGTTCTGGAATAACGGACTGTGGTCGTGATCGTTGTCGAAGTAACTCATGGCTGtgtgagaaagaaagagaaggtgTTGGTGATGAACATTGGGTTTGGTATTTATATATGATGTTCTTTAGAACTCTGTAAAAACAATGAGTTGTTGGGGTTGTGTTGCAGTTGGAAGAAAATGGTGTGGCTACGAAAGTCCAAGGTTTTAACTAACAAGAAACTCCCATTTTGTCAAGGCTTTTGACTGTTGAACGTTGACTTTGCTGCTCATCTCTATAGGGTAAAAAGTAAAACGATGGGAATGGGAGTGTAGAGAACGTTAGGTAAATGTAACTGTAACTGTAAGAACAATAACCACTgtgtattaaatttatttattgatttttaaatataaatatatactgtTTAAgcacaatgatattttaacaccattttttgacactattttgacactacacacgtgtcaagatgtgattgaacgatttcaaattaaaaatgttgaGGCAAAggtatatttgaaagagaaaaaccaaagtttattttttaatttgaaatcatccaaccacattttgacacgtgtgcagtgtcaaaatggtgtaaaaaaatgatgttaaaattttattttccactgtttaaatagaaaaagaagagggaaTGACTTCTTGTAAACGTTGACTGCCgcaaatttagaaaaagaaaaaaaggaaagagataAAGGGAACGTAAAATCTTGTACGTATTATTTTGAAGTATGAACGCTGAACATATTTCACACTTATTTAATAATACACGGGAATACATAAAACccctttcttaaaaaaattttcaacgtcaaaatcaaattttaaaacgattaaatttgagaattttaaattatttaattcttagAAAATGTAAAGTACGTAGTAATTTTTATAGCTGTATATCCCAAACCTACCCAATTAagattttaaactttttcttctttaattacTTTATGGTAGTGGACCAAAAGATTCTGTGTGTGGGAATACGACTACGTACACATTATTCCACGTGTTAGAACATTTGTGATTTTCTTAGAAATTAGTACTACAATTTACGAATATTTGAATCTTAAAGTCAAACCCAGGACATATAACATAAACTACCTTTGCACTGAGTCATCTTTTATGACTATTTAAAGTCTTTGAAACTGACAGAAAAACAAACGTTTGTTTTTATGAAATACTTTTAGTTCTGCAAATTTAaccttaattttctttcttttaccttttgATTTGTAaggtattatattttttcaccttgattaaaaaaattcaattttagtgTTTCAAACAGGtcaaa
Proteins encoded:
- the LOC106754250 gene encoding PLASMODESMATA CALLOSE-BINDING PROTEIN 5 — protein: MPKSEPFPSCHFFLLLLLCGFVGGDTPSREVWCVAKNNAEDAALQSAVEWACGAGGADCGSIQGGGPCFDPSSVQNTASYAFNDYFRKHEISEENCNFGNNAAVTSLNPSFGNCKFPSSSIINNGSLSGSASSTGSMPGEDTSGCGGVVRRWWFWPFVIAAHLFSVVSFSPLSILDL
- the LOC106754212 gene encoding RING-H2 finger protein ATL40-like; translation: MSYFDNDHDHSPLFQNHNDFNRRILITAIVSLSVVLLLVFALHIYARFFLRRQTRRRSAIYQLSLNVAHAQAQPPNTGLDPAVITALPTFPFKQQNDAVECAVCLSLLEDGEHVRLLPNCKHSFHVGCIDKWLASHSTCPLCRSKAEPLRFEPVQREDPTRLALPTAPVSFENVEGTSDGGNGSPKINGSNSRLSSFRRILSRERSLRRIQPSTHDDVEQDLERQ